The following coding sequences lie in one Flagellimonas eckloniae genomic window:
- a CDS encoding DUF3109 family protein produces MFQIGKTIVSEEIIQNDFVCNLSACKGACCVDGHYGAPLEDSETEILVDIFKEVKPYLRPEGVAAIMEQGAFVKGEDGEWETPLVNESECAYVIFSTDGIAKCGLEEAYNNGATKWKKPVSCHLYPVRTREYSEFTAVNYHKWEICDPACSLGEELKVPVYKFVKEALIRKFGKAWYKELEEVALENSKQ; encoded by the coding sequence ATGTTCCAAATAGGAAAGACCATAGTTTCTGAAGAGATTATTCAAAACGACTTTGTTTGTAATTTAAGTGCATGCAAGGGGGCCTGTTGTGTAGATGGTCATTATGGTGCACCTTTAGAAGATTCGGAGACGGAGATATTGGTCGATATTTTTAAAGAAGTAAAGCCATATTTGCGACCTGAAGGAGTAGCCGCTATTATGGAGCAAGGTGCTTTTGTAAAAGGGGAAGATGGGGAATGGGAAACTCCTTTAGTGAACGAAAGTGAATGTGCTTATGTGATTTTTTCCACTGATGGAATTGCCAAATGTGGTTTAGAGGAGGCCTATAACAACGGTGCGACCAAATGGAAGAAACCAGTTTCATGCCATTTGTATCCGGTAAGAACCCGAGAGTATTCAGAATTTACGGCTGTGAACTACCATAAATGGGAAATTTGTGACCCAGCATGCAGTTTGGGAGAAGAACTAAAAGTGCCGGTATATAAATTTGTAAAGGAGGCTCTGATCAGAAAATTTGGAAAAGCTTGGTATAAAGAATTGGAAGAAGTGGCCTTAGAAAATTCTAAACAGTAG
- a CDS encoding MarC family protein, whose amino-acid sequence MNFSFKEIVTASMVLFAVIDILGSVPIVISLRNKVGHIQSEKASIVAACIMVAFLFVGERILNLIGIDVNSFAVAGAFVIFFLALEMVLGITLFKDDQPESASVVPIAFPLIAGAGTLTSILALRAEYHVENIVVAIIINIIFVYLVLKSSSKIERILGKNGLSVIRKVFGVILLAIAVKLFATNINQLWMN is encoded by the coding sequence ATGAATTTTAGTTTTAAGGAGATAGTGACAGCAAGTATGGTTCTTTTTGCTGTTATAGATATTTTGGGAAGTGTTCCCATTGTTATCTCATTACGGAATAAAGTGGGGCATATTCAATCTGAAAAAGCTTCAATTGTTGCTGCATGTATTATGGTGGCTTTTCTTTTTGTGGGGGAACGAATCTTGAATTTGATCGGGATAGATGTAAACTCTTTTGCCGTAGCGGGAGCATTTGTCATTTTTTTCCTAGCTCTGGAAATGGTGTTGGGCATTACTCTTTTTAAGGATGACCAGCCAGAAAGTGCCTCTGTTGTCCCTATCGCTTTTCCACTTATTGCGGGTGCTGGTACCTTGACGTCCATTTTAGCTTTACGCGCCGAATATCATGTGGAAAACATTGTAGTGGCCATTATCATTAATATTATCTTTGTTTATCTTGTTCTAAAATCCAGCTCTAAAATAGAACGGATTTTGGGCAAGAATGGCCTTAGTGTTATTCGCAAGGTGTTTGGGGTTATCCTATTGGCGATAGCTGTAAAACTATTCGCTACAAATATCAATCAGTTATGGATGAACTGA
- a CDS encoding S41 family peptidase gives MKKKYSYILPTLIALAVAIGIFIGGKLHFNDTPEKLFSTNSKKDKLNRLIDYIDYEYVDDINTDSIVDVTVNNILGKLDPHSVYIPKSEMEEVSENMKGDFVGIGVSFYMYKDTITVIRTIKNGPSYIRGIKPGDRILMADSDTLFGRRIPNSTVVSTLKGKEGSKVDLKVFRKSENKIMNITVTRDRVPIKSVDAYYMLTRDMGYIKINRFAESTFGEFKDALKKLKLRGAEKLVLDLRDNPGGYLGIAEKLADEFLEDDKLILYTKNKKGRIKKAFATKKGDFEDKPVYVLINERSASASEIIAGALQDNDVGTIIGRRSFGKGLVQREMDLGDGSAVRLTVSRYYTPTGRSIQKSYKKGHRDYYQTFMERYSSGELISVDSIKVADSLKFKTPKGKIVYGGGGIIPDVFVPIGSNEEEAIESMDDTYEFFSRFIFEHLEKDRNRYAEFTKNQFLDEYGVDDILLDEFIQFMLNRKIKIDFYAQEDKIKAYLKANIAEQLFSPNISAQIKGEHDTMLEKVKELDAAIFKQSEIGVLDLEN, from the coding sequence ATGAAAAAGAAGTACAGCTATATTTTACCTACCCTAATTGCTCTTGCAGTGGCTATTGGAATTTTTATTGGAGGCAAACTCCATTTTAATGACACTCCAGAAAAACTGTTTTCTACCAATTCCAAAAAAGACAAACTAAACCGCTTGATCGATTATATCGATTACGAATACGTAGACGATATAAATACAGATAGCATTGTAGATGTTACCGTCAATAATATTCTGGGAAAGTTAGATCCCCATTCCGTCTATATTCCAAAGAGCGAGATGGAGGAAGTTTCCGAAAACATGAAAGGTGATTTTGTAGGTATTGGGGTAAGCTTCTATATGTATAAAGATACTATCACTGTAATTAGAACCATTAAAAATGGGCCTAGTTACATTAGAGGGATAAAACCTGGGGACCGAATATTAATGGCGGATAGCGACACCCTTTTTGGGAGGAGAATACCCAATAGCACCGTTGTTTCAACATTAAAGGGCAAAGAAGGGAGTAAGGTTGATTTAAAAGTGTTCCGAAAGTCGGAGAATAAGATCATGAACATTACCGTTACCCGTGATAGGGTGCCCATAAAAAGTGTTGATGCCTATTATATGCTCACCCGTGATATGGGCTATATCAAAATCAACCGTTTTGCGGAATCAACCTTTGGTGAGTTTAAAGATGCCCTTAAAAAACTTAAGCTCCGTGGAGCTGAAAAATTGGTTTTGGATTTAAGGGATAATCCTGGAGGATATTTGGGAATAGCTGAAAAATTGGCCGATGAATTTTTGGAAGATGACAAATTGATTTTATATACCAAAAATAAAAAGGGAAGGATCAAAAAAGCTTTTGCCACCAAAAAAGGCGACTTTGAAGATAAACCCGTTTATGTTCTGATCAATGAACGTTCCGCATCTGCAAGTGAAATTATTGCAGGTGCCTTGCAGGACAATGATGTGGGCACCATTATAGGAAGACGATCTTTCGGAAAAGGTCTGGTGCAGCGAGAAATGGATTTGGGAGATGGTTCTGCAGTGCGCTTAACAGTTTCTAGATATTATACCCCAACGGGTCGTTCTATCCAGAAATCATACAAAAAAGGACACCGCGATTACTACCAAACTTTTATGGAACGCTATAGTAGTGGTGAATTAATTTCTGTTGACAGTATAAAAGTGGCTGATTCGTTAAAGTTCAAGACACCAAAAGGTAAGATTGTATATGGCGGTGGTGGTATTATTCCAGATGTTTTTGTGCCTATAGGAAGTAATGAAGAAGAAGCTATTGAAAGCATGGATGATACGTACGAGTTCTTCTCCCGTTTTATTTTTGAACATTTGGAAAAGGATAGAAATCGCTATGCCGAGTTTACAAAAAACCAATTTTTGGATGAATACGGAGTGGATGATATACTGCTTGACGAATTCATTCAATTTATGCTGAACAGGAAAATAAAAATTGACTTCTACGCCCAGGAAGACAAAATAAAGGCCTATTTAAAAGCAAATATTGCTGAACAATTATTCTCACCCAACATATCGGCACAGATTAAAGGTGAACATGATACCATGTTGGAAAAAGTAAAGGAATTGGATGCAGCAATTTTTAAGCAATCCGAAATAGGAGTATTGGATTTGGAAAATTAA
- a CDS encoding deoxycytidylate deaminase, whose product MKERKQEKYDKAYLRMAKEWGKLSYCQRKQVGAIIVKDRMIISDGYNGTPTGFENICEDEEGYTKWYVLHAEANAISKVASSTQSCEGATLYITLSPCRECSKLIHQSGIKRVVYQKAYKDDSGLKFLERAGVITHHLPILEEMV is encoded by the coding sequence ATGAAGGAGCGTAAACAAGAGAAGTACGATAAGGCCTATTTGCGAATGGCAAAAGAATGGGGAAAACTATCCTATTGCCAAAGAAAACAGGTTGGCGCCATTATCGTAAAAGATAGAATGATTATATCTGATGGTTACAATGGAACGCCAACAGGTTTTGAAAACATTTGCGAAGATGAAGAAGGGTACACCAAGTGGTACGTTTTGCATGCCGAGGCCAATGCGATTTCAAAAGTTGCATCCTCTACCCAATCCTGTGAGGGAGCTACCTTGTACATTACGTTATCCCCATGTAGGGAATGCAGCAAGCTCATACATCAATCCGGGATAAAACGTGTAGTATATCAGAAGGCATACAAAGATGATTCTGGATTAAAATTTTTGGAACGTGCAGGTGTAATAACCCATCACCTTCCTATTTTAGAGGAAATGGTTTAA
- a CDS encoding HupE/UreJ family protein — MQEFWFYIKLGLDHVLDFGAYDHILFLAALAVPFTFKNWKQVIVLATIFTLTHCTSLALSAFDIFTVDAGLIEFFIPVTILLTALYNFTYVVKETKMPSMYPHVLATAFFGLVHGFGFSNYFKLLMAEEEEKVMPLIAFATGIEFSQIIIILCVLALAFLVLDIFKVKRKIFIALASILVICITIPLLIATFPK; from the coding sequence ATGCAAGAATTTTGGTTTTATATAAAGTTAGGATTAGATCATGTGCTGGATTTTGGTGCCTATGATCATATTCTTTTTTTAGCTGCTTTGGCAGTGCCGTTCACATTCAAAAATTGGAAACAAGTGATTGTTCTGGCAACAATCTTTACATTAACCCATTGTACTTCACTGGCACTTTCTGCCTTTGATATTTTTACGGTTGATGCAGGACTCATAGAATTCTTTATCCCCGTTACCATTTTATTGACCGCGTTGTATAATTTCACTTATGTGGTTAAGGAGACAAAAATGCCCAGTATGTATCCACATGTATTGGCAACGGCTTTTTTTGGTCTTGTTCATGGCTTTGGATTCTCCAATTACTTCAAATTACTTATGGCCGAAGAGGAAGAAAAAGTGATGCCCCTAATAGCATTTGCCACAGGAATAGAATTTTCTCAGATTATTATAATTCTTTGCGTTCTTGCGTTGGCTTTTTTGGTTTTGGATATTTTTAAGGTAAAAAGGAAAATTTTTATTGCTTTGGCATCTATTTTGGTCATCTGTATTACAATACCCTTGCTAATTGCCACGTTTCCCAAGTAA
- a CDS encoding TerB family tellurite resistance protein: protein MIKWVAAFLGYFILRFPGAVLGFIVGSLLDNLGGSKGGGRTVFRDFTQQNVSPADFELNLLSLCSIIIKADGQVSQRELDYVRQYFLSTYGKEKANAIFRTFNEVIKKREVSAQRICSYLVQRTRYEVRLQLLHFLFGIAQADGQVSKAEVIKLKELAGYLRIGQHDFESIMAMFIKSADNAYKILEIEKTVTDDEVKKAYRTMAKKYHPDKVVTENEAIKKGAEEKFKEVQKAYEVIQQERGIS from the coding sequence ATGATTAAATGGGTAGCTGCATTTCTTGGCTATTTTATACTTCGTTTTCCAGGAGCTGTTTTGGGGTTTATTGTTGGAAGTCTGCTTGATAATCTTGGAGGCAGCAAAGGAGGCGGAAGAACTGTTTTTCGAGATTTCACGCAACAAAATGTTTCTCCGGCAGATTTTGAACTGAATTTGTTGTCTCTCTGTTCTATTATAATCAAAGCTGATGGGCAAGTAAGCCAACGGGAATTGGATTATGTGCGACAGTATTTTTTAAGCACTTATGGAAAGGAAAAAGCGAACGCAATCTTTAGAACCTTCAATGAAGTAATTAAAAAGCGGGAGGTTTCGGCACAACGTATCTGTTCTTATTTGGTGCAACGCACGCGTTACGAAGTCCGATTACAGTTGCTTCATTTTCTTTTTGGAATTGCACAGGCCGATGGTCAGGTAAGTAAGGCTGAAGTTATCAAACTCAAAGAACTTGCAGGCTACTTGCGAATTGGGCAACATGATTTTGAAAGTATTATGGCCATGTTCATCAAATCTGCTGACAATGCCTACAAAATTTTAGAGATAGAAAAAACGGTAACGGACGATGAGGTAAAAAAAGCATACCGAACCATGGCGAAAAAATATCATCCGGATAAGGTTGTCACCGAAAATGAAGCCATAAAAAAAGGGGCCGAAGAAAAGTTTAAGGAGGTACAAAAGGCCTATGAGGTTATTCAGCAGGAACGTGGAATTTCATAA
- a CDS encoding BrxA/BrxB family bacilliredoxin, with amino-acid sequence MYPEELVKPMRADLASAGFEELYTSEAVEDALKQDGTTLVVVNSVCGCAAANARPAAKLSLQNNKKPNNLVTVFAGVDTDAVDTARNHMVPFPPSSPSMALFRDGELVHMIERHHIEGRPAEMIAENLMEAYNEFC; translated from the coding sequence ATGTATCCAGAAGAATTGGTAAAACCTATGAGAGCTGATCTAGCTTCTGCTGGGTTTGAAGAGTTATATACAAGCGAAGCTGTGGAAGATGCCCTTAAGCAAGACGGAACTACTTTGGTAGTGGTAAATTCTGTTTGTGGGTGTGCCGCTGCCAATGCAAGACCAGCTGCAAAGCTAAGTTTACAGAACAACAAAAAACCAAATAATTTGGTTACTGTTTTTGCGGGAGTTGATACAGATGCTGTTGATACGGCAAGAAACCATATGGTGCCTTTCCCACCATCATCGCCAAGTATGGCGCTTTTCAGGGATGGGGAATTGGTTCACATGATTGAAAGACACCATATTGAAGGAAGACCTGCAGAAATGATTGCTGAAAATTTAATGGAAGCCTATAACGAGTTCTGCTAA